One Neovison vison isolate M4711 chromosome 2, ASM_NN_V1, whole genome shotgun sequence genomic window carries:
- the DEPP1 gene encoding protein DEPP1: protein MRSRLLLPVAHLPTIQETLEEMLPGGPGQEPPASPSLDDYVKSICQLAQPTSVLDVATVRAQPGRTPRPARAFKKSPPTESLQDITTRFSGQQPALPGDGTADPLDWLFGESQEKRSSRRDQPRRTGSSADSWGPHKQMDCGKARGTPRGRPWDARVQGHSLARPSRDWHQGSWASRQLCTDAASPPAPRPRSTLRTLYLHLPVIHEL, encoded by the coding sequence ATGAGGTCCCGGCTCCTGCTTCCTGTGGCCCACCTGCCCACCATCCAGGAGACGCTGGAGGAGATGCTGCCTGGGGGGCCCGGGCAGgagccccccgcctcccccagccTGGATGACTACGTGAAGTCTATCTGTCAGCTGGCTCAGCCCACTTCGGTGCTGGATGTGGCCACAGTCAGGGCCCAACCCGGTAGAACCCCCCGGCCAGCCCGCGCCTTCAAGAAGAGCCCTCCTACTGAGTCTCTACAGGACATTACTACCCGCTTCAGTGGTCAGCAGCCGGCACTGCCCGGGGACGGCACTGCTGACCCCCTGGACTGGCTCTTCGGGGAGTCCCAGGAAAAAAGGTCAAGTAGGAGGGACCAGCCAAGGAGGACTGGCTCCTCTGCTGACTCCTGGGGTCCACACAAACAGATGGATTGTGGCAAGGCACGAGGAACCCCCAGAGGGAGACCCTGGGATGCCAGGGTGCAGGGGCACTCTCTGGCAAGACCCTCAAGGGACTGGCACCAGGGCTCCTGGGCTTCCAGGCAACTCTGTACGGACGCGgcctccccccctgccccccgccccagaaGCACCCTCAGAACTCTCTATTTGCACCTCCCAGTGATCCATGAACTCTAA